Genomic segment of Synechococcus sp. A15-28:
GAAATCCCGGACAAGGTCGTGCTGCGGGCCCTTGGCATCACGGTGGCATCCCTGCTGTTTGTTCTGGCGATGGCGTTGTTGCTGAGCATCGCCAGCAATCTCAACGGGGAAGAACCCTTCACCTTTCTGGAGATGCTGTTCACCTGCATCTCGGCCTTTGCCACCGTCGGCCTCGATCTCGGGGTCACCGAGCAACTGGGCCGCTTCGGTCAGGCGGTGCTGATGCTGGGGATGTTCGTGGGAAGGCTGGGGATTCTGTTGCTGCTGAGCGCCATCTGGGAAGTCATGACCCGGGACCAGATCCACATCCACCGTCAGAATCGGATTGGTTATCCCCGTGAGGACCTTTATGTCTGACCGCCGTCGACGGGATCACCAGCAATGAGGGAATGGTGGCAGTGGAGCCCGCTCCAGGGCAGCGACCGGCTGGGGTTCGCCGTCATCGGTGTCGGTCGCTTCGGGATCGCCGTTTGCCGTGAACTGCTGCAGAACGGAGCTGAAGTGCTGGCGGTGGACCGCTCGGAACGGGCGGTGGATGAACTGCGTCAGCTGGAGCCGACCGTGGAAGCCCGGGTGGTGGATTGCACCGATGAGGAATCGCTGCGGGAAGCAGGTGTGCTGGACATGGGCACTGTGGTGGTCGCCATGAGCGAGCCAATCGAGGCCAGTATTACTGCCACCCTGATCGCCAAGGACAGCGAAGGCACCAGGGTGCGGCAGGTGATCGCCCGCGCCACCAGCGAACTGCACGAAAAGATGCTGAAACGGGTCGGAGCCGACCGGGTGATCTTTCCCTCTCGGATGCAGGGGGAACGACTCGGGCTGGAACTGGTGCGCCCCAACCTGATGGAACGGCTGGCCCTGGATGAGAAGCATTGCATCGAGGAGATCAAGGTGCCGGAGCCATTCATGGGCCGCTCGCTGCGCGACCTGAATCTGCGCAAGAACTTCCGGGTGAATGTGCTGGCGGCAGGTCCCCAGAGCGACCTCACGGTGAACCCTCCGGCCTCCCACGTGCTGGAGGAGGGCCATCTGTTGGTGGTGATGGGCCTGGTGGATGACCTGCAGCGGTTGCCCAAAACCTGACCATCGCCCCCATGCTCTGCCTCGGCCTGATGAGTGGCACAAGTGCCGACGGGGTTGATGCGGTGCTGGCTCGTTTTGATGGTGCCCCGGAGCGTCCCAACTGGACGCTCCTGAGCCACCACCACAGCCCTTACCCCGCAGCACTGCGGGAGGAGCTGGTGCGCGTCGGCCAGGGCGAGCCACGGCCGGCCGCGGCCCTGCTGGATCTGGCGGAGGCGGTGACCGAACAGCAGGCGCTGGCGGCTCGCGGCGCCGATCCCGAGCAACGCGCAGCCCTGATCGGCTGCCATGGCCAGACCCTCTGGCACCGTCCCCCGACCCGAAACCGGAGAGGCACCAGTTGGCAGCTCCTTCAGGCTCCGCTCCTGGCCCAGCTGCTGGCTCGTCCGGTCGTCCACGATTTCCGCGCCGCTGATCTTGCCCTTGGGGGCCAGGGGGCGCCACTGGTGCCCAGAGCCGATGCCGCTCTGATCGGGGCGACGGATGGCTGGCGGGGTGTTCTCAACCTGGGGGGCATCGCCAACCTCACCCTGATTCCTCCCCGTTGCGGCCCCCAGCGACAAGAGGCTGTTCTCGGCTGGGACTGCGGACCGGCCAACAGCCTGATTGATCTGGCAATGGAGCAGTTCAGCGATGGCCAGCAGCTGTTCGACCGTGACGGTGCCATGGCCGCAGCAGGGCGCTGCGGCGACGCTGTGATTCAGCGCTGGCTTGGGGAGCCCTACTTCCAGCTCAGTCCACCGAAATCAACGGGGCGTGAATGCTTTGGCCGTGAGGATCTCAAGCGTCGCCTGCGACAGCTGGGGGCGATCCCGGCCGCCGATGCGGTGGCCACCCTCACCGGCTTCAGCGCGGCCGTGGTGGCCCAGGATCTTGAGCGGATCAAGGCGGGGCGAAAGGTTCACCTCCTGGAACTGGTGGTGGCCGGAGGCGGCAGCCGAAACCCCATGCTGATGAGGGAACTGCAGCGCCGATGCCGTGGTCTGGCCGTCGGCCGCAGTGAGGGGGTCGGCGTGGCGGCGGAGGCCAGGGAAGCCCTCGTCTTTGCCCTGCTGGCCTGGTGGCATCACCGCGGCCACCCCGGCAATGCTCCTGCCATCACCGGCGCGACGCGGGAGGCGTGCCTGGGCGTGAGGGTCGGCCCGGCCTGAGCGGGCCGCGTTAGGGACGATGCAGGCGCAGCCGCCTTGGGGCACCCCGCAGACGGCGGGGTTGCTGGGCTTCCAGTGCCGAACGCAGGCGCTCTTCCCTGGAGGGCAGCGAGGCCTCGGCACTCTGCTCATGCCTCTGGACCCCCAGCTGAATCAGCACCCGGGCCATGTTGCTGACCGTGCGGGACTCCTGATCAGCCAAGGCCGTCAAACGGGCACAGAGATCCTCCGGCAGGACCACCTGAATCCGCGG
This window contains:
- a CDS encoding TrkA family potassium uptake protein, which codes for MREWWQWSPLQGSDRLGFAVIGVGRFGIAVCRELLQNGAEVLAVDRSERAVDELRQLEPTVEARVVDCTDEESLREAGVLDMGTVVVAMSEPIEASITATLIAKDSEGTRVRQVIARATSELHEKMLKRVGADRVIFPSRMQGERLGLELVRPNLMERLALDEKHCIEEIKVPEPFMGRSLRDLNLRKNFRVNVLAAGPQSDLTVNPPASHVLEEGHLLVVMGLVDDLQRLPKT
- a CDS encoding anhydro-N-acetylmuramic acid kinase; the protein is MLCLGLMSGTSADGVDAVLARFDGAPERPNWTLLSHHHSPYPAALREELVRVGQGEPRPAAALLDLAEAVTEQQALAARGADPEQRAALIGCHGQTLWHRPPTRNRRGTSWQLLQAPLLAQLLARPVVHDFRAADLALGGQGAPLVPRADAALIGATDGWRGVLNLGGIANLTLIPPRCGPQRQEAVLGWDCGPANSLIDLAMEQFSDGQQLFDRDGAMAAAGRCGDAVIQRWLGEPYFQLSPPKSTGRECFGREDLKRRLRQLGAIPAADAVATLTGFSAAVVAQDLERIKAGRKVHLLELVVAGGGSRNPMLMRELQRRCRGLAVGRSEGVGVAAEAREALVFALLAWWHHRGHPGNAPAITGATREACLGVRVGPA